A single genomic interval of Rissa tridactyla isolate bRisTri1 unplaced genomic scaffold, bRisTri1.patW.cur.20221130 scaffold_397, whole genome shotgun sequence harbors:
- the UXT gene encoding protein UXT: MAAAAGKAQRYEAFVSDVLQRDLRRVQAQRDGVFEQQAQVLQLRTALTRLQEAAAPLRTQVDLGCNFFVTAEVPCPQRVFVALGYGFFAELTVPEALRHLDRRSRLLDRLSQSLTRDGAKIRAHIRLVLEGLRELQGLQDPPTTFDP, encoded by the exons atggcggcggcggcggggaaggcgCAGCGCTACGAGGCCTTCGTCAGCGACGTGCTGCAGCGCGACCTGCG GCGGGTGCAGGCGCAGCGGGACGGCGTCTTCGAGCAGCAGGCCCAGGTGCTGCAGCTCCGCACCGCCCTCACCCGCCTCCAG gaggcGGCCGCCCCCCTGCGCACCCAGGTCGACCTCGGCTGCAACTTCTTCGTCACAGCTGAAGT cccgtgcCCCCAACGCGTCTTCGTGGCCCTGGGCTACGGCTTCTTCGCCGAGCTGACGGTGCCCGAGGCCTTGCGTCACCTTGACCGCCGCAGCCGCCTCCTCGACCG GCTCAGCCAATCGCTGACGAGGGACGGGGCCAAGATCCGGGCCCACATCCGGCTGGTGCTGGAG ggcctgCGGGAGCTTCAGGGTCTCCAGGACCCTCCGACGACCTTTGACCCCTGA